In Sphingobium sp. B2D3C, a genomic segment contains:
- a CDS encoding ABC transporter permease produces the protein MLGTTFLLALRSILRHKLRSFLTTLGIIIGVAAVVTMVTLGKATTAAVQQQIAALGTNILQVRPGQGFGRGGGGPRPPEFEPSDVTAIQQQVAGVTAVAPQAQASATAIYEGANWSTTINGTTMDYFKVQPWPLSAGRMFTPAEETAGKAVCIIGSTVQRNLFRGDDAIGKRFRIGDVSCDIVGTLSTRGQAGFGGDQDDVVIMPIKAVQRRFTGTTDIRLLMVGVDQAYSTQQVQASLTDLLRDRRKITGGKEDDFNIFDTRQISDTLTGTTTLLTRIVAAVAGISLVVGGIGIMNIMLVSVTERTREIGIRLAIGAVQREVLLQFLVEAVVLSCLGGAIGLLLAQIAIAVATPLMQVPWTFDAQINVFAFCISALIGVVFGFFPARRAAALNPIDALRHE, from the coding sequence ATGCTGGGCACCACCTTCCTCCTCGCGCTGCGCTCGATCCTGCGACACAAGCTGCGCTCATTCCTCACGACGCTGGGCATCATCATCGGCGTGGCGGCGGTCGTGACCATGGTGACGCTGGGCAAGGCAACGACAGCCGCCGTGCAGCAGCAGATCGCGGCGCTTGGCACCAACATCCTGCAGGTGCGCCCCGGCCAAGGCTTCGGCCGGGGGGGCGGCGGGCCGCGTCCGCCCGAGTTCGAACCCTCGGACGTGACGGCCATCCAGCAGCAGGTCGCCGGGGTCACGGCCGTCGCCCCGCAGGCGCAGGCCAGCGCGACGGCGATCTATGAGGGCGCCAATTGGTCGACGACGATCAACGGCACGACGATGGATTATTTCAAGGTGCAGCCCTGGCCACTAAGTGCCGGGCGCATGTTCACCCCTGCGGAGGAAACCGCCGGTAAGGCCGTGTGCATCATCGGCTCGACCGTGCAACGCAACCTCTTCCGGGGCGACGATGCCATCGGCAAGCGCTTCCGCATTGGCGATGTCAGCTGCGACATCGTCGGCACGCTGAGCACGCGCGGACAGGCCGGCTTCGGCGGCGATCAGGACGATGTCGTCATCATGCCGATCAAGGCCGTGCAGCGGCGCTTTACCGGGACGACGGATATCCGCCTGCTGATGGTGGGCGTCGATCAAGCCTATTCGACCCAGCAGGTGCAGGCCTCCCTCACCGACCTGCTGCGGGACCGGCGGAAGATCACCGGCGGCAAGGAAGATGACTTCAACATTTTCGACACCCGCCAGATTTCCGACACGCTGACCGGCACAACCACGCTGCTGACGCGAATCGTCGCAGCAGTGGCGGGCATCAGCCTTGTAGTCGGCGGCATCGGCATCATGAACATCATGCTCGTCTCCGTGACGGAACGGACCCGCGAAATCGGCATCCGCCTCGCCATCGGCGCGGTGCAGCGCGAGGTGCTGCTGCAGTTTCTTGTGGAGGCGGTGGTGCTCTCCTGCCTCGGCGGCGCGATCGGCCTGCTATTGGCGCAGATCGCCATCGCCGTGGCGACGCCCTTGATGCAGGTGCCGTGGACGTTCGACGCGCAGATCAACGTCTTTGCCTTCTGCATTTCAGCGCTGATCGGGGTGGTGTTCGGCTTCTTCCCCGCCCGGCGGGCGGCGGCCCTGAACCCCATCGACGCGCTCCGGCACGAATAG
- a CDS encoding ABC transporter ATP-binding protein has protein sequence MADNAFISLRGITKVYGEGATAFQALKGVDLDVAQGDFVAVMGPSGSGKSTAMNILGCLDVPTSGAFMFKGVHVETLDRDQRALLRRKYLGFVFQGFNLLARTTALENVELPLLYRGDAKDARREAAMSALEKVGLDKWWDHTPAELSGGQQQRVAIARAIVTNPDVLLADEPTGNLDSERSVEIMELLSGLNRDAGITVLMVTHEPDMAEFARTIVHFKDGLVDRIEQGAGKRAMH, from the coding sequence GTGGCCGATAACGCCTTCATTTCCCTGCGCGGCATCACCAAGGTCTATGGCGAGGGCGCGACGGCGTTCCAGGCGCTCAAGGGGGTCGACCTCGACGTGGCGCAGGGCGATTTCGTGGCGGTCATGGGCCCGTCCGGCTCCGGCAAGTCGACGGCGATGAACATCCTCGGCTGCCTCGATGTGCCGACCTCCGGCGCCTTCATGTTCAAGGGCGTGCATGTCGAGACGCTGGACCGGGATCAGCGGGCACTGCTGCGCCGCAAATATCTCGGCTTCGTCTTTCAGGGCTTCAACCTGCTTGCCCGCACGACAGCGCTCGAAAATGTCGAGCTCCCCCTGCTCTACCGCGGCGATGCCAAGGATGCGCGGCGAGAGGCGGCAATGAGCGCGCTCGAGAAGGTCGGGCTGGATAAATGGTGGGACCATACGCCCGCTGAACTCTCCGGCGGCCAGCAACAGCGCGTCGCCATCGCGCGCGCGATCGTCACCAATCCCGATGTACTGCTGGCCGACGAGCCCACCGGAAATCTCGATAGCGAGCGCTCGGTGGAGATCATGGAACTGCTGAGCGGCCTCAATCGCGATGCGGGCATCACCGTGCTCATGGTGACGCACGAGCCAGACATGGCCGAGTTCGCCCGCACCATCGTGCATTTCAAGGACGGGCTGGTCGATCGCATCGAACAGGGCGCCGGCAAAAGGGCGATGCACTGA
- a CDS encoding efflux RND transporter periplasmic adaptor subunit, whose protein sequence is MADQQLDDFLGVKPQPAWRRHFKWVAIVAGALLLILLAWRFFGSAEAPGYVTAPVQRSHLVTTVSATGKLAPTNQVTVGSQLSGLVVRVLVDVNDRVTQGQPLAEIDPEQIEDQIRQGRAQLAANQAQVAQAKATLSESQAQLARLEEVARLSGGRVPSKTELQTGRANVQRAQAALRVAEANVVASQAALSQNQTQRARAIIRSPVAGVVLARQVDPGQTVAASFNTPTLFVIAEDLSKMKLEVAIDEADVGTVKEGQKATFIVDAFPERTFPAVITRVDIGSNLSASAASASSTSSTSASGTTGQVVSYAADLSVDNEKLDLRPGMTATADIVTSDKKDVLLVPNAALRFSPQAQGGSQAGGGQSGITGALSMGPRRRGGGNDRSVTVGRGAQQQVYVVGDDGKPKAVQITTGDTDGFHTEVLSGDLKPGMNVITSQLSGAASSGR, encoded by the coding sequence ATGGCAGATCAGCAACTCGATGATTTTCTCGGCGTGAAGCCGCAGCCGGCCTGGCGTCGCCATTTCAAATGGGTCGCCATCGTCGCCGGCGCGCTGCTGCTCATCCTGCTCGCCTGGCGCTTCTTCGGCAGCGCGGAGGCGCCCGGCTATGTGACCGCGCCGGTGCAGCGCAGCCACCTCGTCACCACTGTCTCGGCGACCGGCAAGCTGGCGCCGACCAATCAGGTGACGGTCGGCTCGCAGCTCTCCGGACTGGTGGTGCGCGTGCTGGTGGACGTGAACGACCGCGTGACGCAGGGCCAGCCGCTGGCCGAGATCGACCCCGAGCAGATCGAAGACCAGATTCGCCAGGGCCGCGCCCAGCTTGCCGCCAATCAGGCGCAGGTGGCGCAGGCCAAGGCAACCCTCTCCGAATCGCAGGCGCAGCTTGCCCGGCTGGAAGAGGTCGCCCGGCTTTCCGGCGGACGTGTCCCCTCCAAGACCGAGTTGCAGACCGGACGCGCCAATGTGCAGCGCGCGCAGGCTGCGCTGCGGGTGGCCGAGGCCAATGTCGTCGCCAGCCAGGCCGCGCTTTCCCAGAACCAGACGCAGCGCGCCCGCGCGATCATCCGCTCGCCCGTGGCGGGCGTCGTGCTCGCTCGTCAGGTCGACCCCGGCCAGACGGTCGCGGCCTCGTTCAACACGCCGACCCTGTTCGTGATCGCCGAGGATCTCTCCAAGATGAAGCTGGAGGTGGCCATTGACGAAGCCGATGTCGGCACGGTCAAGGAAGGCCAGAAGGCGACGTTCATCGTGGATGCCTTCCCTGAGCGGACCTTCCCGGCCGTCATCACCCGCGTCGACATCGGCTCCAATCTCTCGGCCAGCGCGGCCAGCGCATCCTCGACGTCGAGCACGTCCGCGAGCGGCACCACGGGTCAGGTTGTTTCATATGCCGCCGACCTCAGCGTCGATAACGAAAAGCTTGACCTGCGCCCCGGCATGACCGCGACGGCGGATATCGTCACGTCCGACAAGAAGGATGTGCTGCTGGTGCCCAACGCGGCGCTGCGCTTCTCCCCGCAGGCGCAGGGCGGCAGCCAGGCTGGCGGCGGCCAATCCGGCATCACCGGCGCGCTCTCGATGGGGCCGCGCCGCAGAGGCGGCGGCAATGACCGCAGCGTCACCGTGGGCCGCGGCGCGCAGCAGCAGGTCTATGTGGTGGGCGACGACGGCAAGCCGAAAGCGGTGCAGATCACTACCGGCGACACCGACGGCTTCCATACCGAAGTGCTCTCCGGCGACCTCAAGCCCGGCATGAACGTCATCACCAGCCAGCTCAGCGGGGCCGCCAGCAGTGGCCGATAA
- a CDS encoding efflux transporter outer membrane subunit, translated as MNRAFLLLSGIVLLPSCTMAPAYEPKSASALGVPDQWSVPATPDRADLTRWWQSFDDPVLGQLVEQAAQSNLDLAQATARLRQAREALVVSRSSLLPSASGSAGYRRTEPLRGGDRTTTLPDGSVVTVGDGGTDSFSLGLDASYQLDLFGGVRNSVAASRAQYEGAGFDYATVLLSVQSEVARNYVLARAYQAQIENARSSLAIQDDNLEIAGFRVQAGLVSSLDAEQARASRAQTAASVPQIEQQYNAAVSRIGVLTGQAPGALKEMLAAPKPIPHGPEEIAAGIPADVLRQRPDVRAAERNLAATTAQIGVSRAQLFPALSIGGSLSAGATSIGSVLDTITGSLFASLSQLIFDGGRTSAQIRSAQAGAEGAFASYRSTVLTALEDVENALVALRTAGERERQFAIAFDAANTSALLARDQYRTGLTDFTTLNTQEASLISARNGLVQARADKATALIALYTALGGGWDSTVTPTAPQ; from the coding sequence ATGAACCGCGCATTCCTGCTGCTATCGGGCATCGTCCTGTTGCCATCCTGCACCATGGCTCCCGCTTATGAGCCGAAAAGCGCCTCGGCTCTGGGGGTGCCCGATCAATGGTCCGTGCCGGCAACGCCGGACCGGGCGGACCTGACTCGCTGGTGGCAGAGCTTCGATGATCCGGTGCTGGGCCAGTTGGTGGAGCAGGCCGCGCAATCCAACCTCGACCTCGCCCAAGCGACGGCGCGGCTGCGGCAGGCGCGCGAGGCGCTGGTGGTCAGCCGCTCGAGCCTTCTCCCCTCGGCCAGTGGCTCGGCCGGTTACCGCCGGACCGAGCCGCTGCGGGGCGGCGACAGGACGACGACGCTGCCGGATGGCTCGGTCGTAACCGTTGGCGACGGCGGCACCGACAGCTTCTCGCTGGGGCTGGACGCCAGCTACCAGCTCGATCTCTTCGGCGGCGTGCGCAACTCCGTGGCCGCCAGCCGGGCGCAATATGAAGGCGCGGGCTTCGATTATGCGACCGTGCTGCTCTCGGTGCAGAGCGAGGTCGCGCGCAATTATGTGCTGGCGCGGGCCTATCAGGCGCAGATCGAGAATGCGCGGTCGAGCCTGGCGATTCAGGACGATAATCTGGAGATCGCCGGCTTCCGCGTGCAGGCCGGGCTGGTCTCATCGTTGGATGCCGAGCAGGCGCGGGCAAGCCGGGCACAGACTGCCGCCAGCGTGCCACAGATTGAGCAGCAGTATAATGCCGCTGTCTCCCGCATCGGCGTGTTGACCGGGCAGGCACCCGGCGCGCTCAAGGAGATGCTGGCAGCGCCCAAGCCCATCCCCCACGGACCGGAGGAGATCGCTGCCGGTATCCCTGCCGACGTGCTGCGCCAGCGCCCCGACGTGCGCGCCGCCGAGCGAAACCTCGCAGCCACCACCGCACAGATCGGCGTCTCGCGCGCGCAGCTTTTCCCGGCGCTCAGCATCGGCGGTAGCCTCAGCGCGGGCGCCACCAGCATCGGCAGCGTGCTCGATACAATCACCGGCAGCCTGTTCGCGAGCCTCAGCCAGCTCATTTTCGATGGCGGCCGCACCAGCGCCCAGATCCGCTCCGCCCAGGCTGGCGCGGAAGGCGCCTTTGCCAGCTATCGGTCGACCGTGCTGACCGCGCTGGAAGATGTCGAGAACGCGCTCGTGGCGCTGCGCACCGCCGGTGAGCGGGAACGACAGTTCGCCATCGCCTTCGATGCGGCCAACACCTCCGCTTTGCTCGCGCGGGACCAGTATCGCACCGGCCTCACTGACTTCACCACGCTCAACACGCAGGAAGCATCGCTCATCTCGGCCCGCAACGGCCTGGTGCAGGCCCGCGCCGACAAGGCAACCGCCCTGATCGCTCTTTACACCGCACTGGGTGGCGGGTGGGATTCCACCGTCACGCCGACCGCGCCTCAATGA
- a CDS encoding glycosyl hydrolase 115 family protein — MREHAASGVTRRRLMGGAAAGTLALLGSPLAARAGTLGLGAQAPFPLIRSGVPAAVIIDSEADSAVGHVATRFAEDLGRVCGTAARISKGHGSTPSPVAVIIGVLGQSRLIDGLIASGKIDVGDLAGAWEAFRRIVVDHPAEGIERALVIVGSDRRGAVFGTYDVSEQIGVSPWHWLADVPVTRRRDVSISATPVRDQPKVRYRGFFINDEAPCLSSWAEKTFGGFNAAMYAHVFELLLRLKGNYLWPAMWAPRAFAADDPQNMILADEMGVVMGNSHHEPMLRAQDEWHRNHQGGVTGGRWDYTTNADNLREFWRGGIARMMSKGKGGRYESVVTIGMRGDGDEAMAEGTAIPLLEQIVTDQRAIIAQATGQSADKTPQVWALYKEVQDYYDHGMHVPDDVILLFADDNWGQIRRLPDPAAKPRSGGYGVYYHFDYVGVPRNYKWLNTNQIEKVWQQMDLAYQRDARAMWIVNVGDIKPMEYPLSFFLAMAWNPETMTPQALAAYPARWAAATFGPEQAEAIGAMMTAYSQYAARRKPELIDQDSFPLGDVTPQALDGGVFGALVGEWDALERRMLATRARLRPEQHDAYDQLLAYPISAMANLYRLYYGAAWNKRLAQDNDPRANYFADMVETSYQRDADLTAHYHRLNGGKWDGMMAQVHIGYVIWQQPTQQSMPSISRVGDGTTKGTPVFVTPRPADPRVITIAASDFARARHAKGLRWTPIAHLGQGGSAMVALPQGRPATTPADGVALDYEVDVPQAGTGQITAYLVPTLDTMGQAGVALGVSLDDGPVTVLRAVPEPTGGAQDTPAKQRWAEAVIDNSVRLTADLGPVEAGRHRISIWRMDDNVVLEKLVLTIAGGEGRAPAPA, encoded by the coding sequence ATGCGCGAGCACGCGGCCAGCGGAGTCACGCGACGACGACTGATGGGGGGCGCGGCTGCGGGAACGCTCGCGTTGCTCGGTTCACCGCTCGCCGCGCGCGCCGGGACGCTGGGATTGGGAGCGCAAGCCCCCTTCCCGCTGATCCGCAGCGGCGTGCCGGCCGCGGTGATAATCGATAGCGAGGCCGACAGTGCGGTGGGGCATGTCGCCACGCGATTCGCGGAAGATCTTGGGCGGGTGTGCGGCACGGCTGCGCGCATATCGAAGGGCCATGGGAGCACGCCTTCCCCCGTGGCTGTCATCATCGGCGTGCTGGGCCAAAGCCGGCTGATCGACGGTCTAATCGCTTCAGGAAAGATCGACGTGGGAGATCTCGCGGGGGCCTGGGAAGCCTTTCGACGGATCGTCGTGGATCATCCGGCCGAGGGGATCGAGCGCGCGCTGGTGATCGTGGGGTCGGATCGGCGCGGCGCCGTGTTCGGCACCTATGATGTCTCCGAACAGATCGGCGTCTCGCCATGGCACTGGCTTGCCGATGTGCCGGTCACGCGGCGGCGAGATGTGTCGATCTCCGCCACGCCGGTGCGGGATCAGCCCAAGGTGCGCTACCGTGGGTTCTTCATCAACGACGAAGCACCCTGTCTGAGCAGTTGGGCGGAGAAGACGTTCGGCGGCTTCAATGCAGCGATGTATGCCCATGTCTTCGAGCTGCTGCTGCGCCTGAAGGGCAATTATCTCTGGCCGGCGATGTGGGCGCCGCGCGCTTTCGCCGCCGACGACCCGCAGAACATGATCCTTGCCGATGAAATGGGCGTGGTGATGGGCAATTCCCACCACGAGCCGATGCTCCGGGCGCAGGACGAGTGGCACCGCAATCATCAGGGCGGCGTGACCGGCGGACGCTGGGATTACACGACCAACGCCGACAATCTGCGCGAATTCTGGCGCGGCGGGATCGCCCGCATGATGTCGAAAGGGAAAGGCGGGCGGTATGAGTCCGTCGTCACGATCGGGATGCGCGGCGATGGCGATGAGGCGATGGCGGAAGGCACCGCGATCCCGCTGCTCGAACAGATCGTGACGGACCAGCGCGCCATCATTGCGCAGGCCACCGGGCAGAGCGCGGACAAGACCCCGCAAGTCTGGGCGCTCTACAAGGAAGTGCAGGATTATTACGACCACGGCATGCACGTGCCCGACGATGTCATCCTGCTGTTCGCCGACGACAATTGGGGCCAGATCCGCCGCCTGCCCGATCCGGCCGCGAAACCCCGCAGCGGCGGCTATGGGGTCTATTATCACTTCGATTATGTGGGCGTGCCGCGCAACTATAAGTGGCTGAACACCAACCAGATCGAGAAGGTCTGGCAACAGATGGACCTCGCCTATCAGCGCGATGCCCGGGCGATGTGGATCGTCAATGTCGGTGACATCAAGCCCATGGAATATCCGCTGAGCTTCTTCCTGGCGATGGCCTGGAACCCTGAGACGATGACGCCGCAGGCGCTTGCGGCTTATCCGGCGCGTTGGGCGGCGGCGACGTTCGGCCCCGAACAGGCCGAGGCGATCGGTGCGATGATGACGGCCTACAGCCAATATGCCGCGCGGCGAAAACCCGAACTGATCGATCAGGACAGCTTCCCGCTGGGCGACGTCACCCCGCAGGCGCTGGACGGAGGCGTGTTCGGGGCTCTGGTCGGTGAGTGGGATGCGCTCGAACGCCGGATGCTCGCCACGCGGGCGCGGCTGCGCCCCGAGCAGCACGATGCTTATGATCAGCTCCTCGCCTATCCGATCAGCGCGATGGCCAATCTGTACCGGCTCTATTATGGCGCGGCGTGGAACAAGCGGCTGGCGCAGGACAATGACCCGCGCGCCAACTATTTCGCGGACATGGTGGAAACGAGCTACCAGCGCGATGCCGATCTGACCGCACACTATCATAGGCTCAATGGCGGCAAGTGGGATGGCATGATGGCGCAGGTGCACATCGGCTATGTCATCTGGCAGCAGCCGACCCAGCAGAGCATGCCCAGCATCTCACGGGTCGGCGATGGCACAACGAAGGGCACGCCCGTCTTCGTCACGCCCCGCCCTGCAGACCCCCGCGTCATCACGATCGCCGCGAGCGACTTCGCCCGCGCGCGCCATGCCAAGGGCCTGCGCTGGACGCCCATCGCCCATCTCGGCCAGGGCGGCAGTGCGATGGTGGCCCTTCCGCAAGGTCGTCCCGCGACCACGCCGGCCGACGGGGTCGCGCTCGATTATGAGGTGGACGTCCCCCAGGCCGGGACCGGCCAGATCACGGCCTATCTCGTCCCCACGCTGGACACGATGGGACAGGCCGGAGTCGCGCTCGGCGTGTCTCTGGACGATGGCCCGGTCACGGTCTTGCGGGCCGTGCCGGAGCCGACGGGCGGCGCACAGGACACGCCCGCCAAGCAGCGCTGGGCCGAGGCGGTCATCGACAACAGCGTACGCCTAACCGCCGATCTCGGCCCGGTTGAGGCCGGGCGGCACCGGATTAGCATCTGGCGGATGGACGACAATGTCGTGCTGGAAAAGCTGGTGCTGACCATCGCTGGCGGAGAGGGCCGCGCGCCTGCTCCGGCATGA
- a CDS encoding lysozyme: protein MNARDTLLGGAVGSAFIGLAIMIAAPFIARWEGTRTDPYRDIAGIWTVCTGETRVPMRRYTPAECAAMLDRTLAADWAPAVLRAVPALKDRPYQFAAAISLTYNIGEAAFARSTVARRFNAGDWPGGCDAFRLWVMVDGRRVQGLVNRREAERRLCLTNL, encoded by the coding sequence ATGAACGCGCGGGATACGCTGCTGGGCGGCGCGGTCGGCAGCGCTTTCATCGGCCTCGCCATCATGATCGCGGCGCCGTTCATCGCGCGATGGGAAGGGACACGGACCGACCCTTATCGCGACATCGCGGGCATTTGGACGGTCTGCACCGGCGAGACCCGCGTGCCGATGCGGCGTTACACGCCCGCCGAATGCGCAGCGATGCTGGATCGAACGCTGGCCGCCGACTGGGCGCCCGCGGTGCTGCGCGCCGTGCCAGCGCTCAAGGATCGTCCCTATCAGTTCGCGGCTGCCATCTCGCTCACCTACAATATTGGCGAGGCGGCCTTTGCGCGCTCGACGGTCGCGCGGCGGTTCAATGCGGGCGATTGGCCGGGCGGCTGCGACGCGTTCCGGCTCTGGGTGATGGTCGATGGGCGGCGCGTGCAGGGGCTGGTCAACCGGCGGGAGGCAGAGCGCCGGCTCTGCCTGACCAACCTGTGA
- a CDS encoding sialate O-acetylesterase: MTGAASPPRVGDMLTALGGIIVNGAATGWQWLRDGVPIAGATANSYVLSAADTGSMIGPRELASGAGGSGSADADPVGPVAAALVAASYSAGFTLAQFPSYEEKRIYQRTTNSGGGQGKGTGTIRVPLSGVVTAGTVGVRIRSADDGTTILQGPWTAGTIANGATYVDVTGVDARLGWFFIDLKGADGAWQLGTVKVGMGMLTGFAGQSLTVRMLGRQATDSTATFASLGIAPDANSAVLARYVDGNTYNPAAATMPWQTPADMSNSTGPNSAGVGEYLNRMIALTGVNCGVIGHAVGGTTIASFYSGQSNWAALTEVMNRAGNGFEAFVWGQGHTEALYGIPPKAYGQALSTVFSQLTALNSLPSFARLVWTIPSMGLVRSWGTPWQVSRIRKGAQDWCAANGGTYVHMDDALMSSDGIHQTQAGSLTMARHLYRALRSSYGAGAGLGPAPLSATRSGTTITLTLSNVGQGALVLSGTPGNRLWVFPRGRVNPMANNATDNRFPVASVTAVNATTLAITLANDPGPGHELDLWVYFPSGPANAAADTIRDDRTDGDGITTGRIVQGSTLPIVIAAQTPGGAIDAPPSGFIAPISPLSMAETSTTYAASTGGAAFGQQMTGGTARGSYSPVFAPITVEGFFTCPDPLPGAIQVLFGGFGSNGSRFVAIDSAGKLRVWSGLTGTTVLAPGKRYHVACQAGPGGLALYVTNVTDGLPGTRENYAAFGETIVPATSGYSLRNHNGEYGLTGGALDEWAVFNSERYSGTTYTCPTAPLTGDEADIVALYRCDGDAKDAVTR; the protein is encoded by the coding sequence ATGACCGGCGCCGCCAGCCCTCCGCGCGTCGGCGATATGCTCACCGCTCTGGGCGGCATCATCGTGAACGGCGCGGCGACGGGCTGGCAATGGCTGCGCGATGGCGTACCGATCGCAGGCGCCACCGCCAACAGCTATGTGCTGTCCGCAGCCGATACGGGATCGATGATCGGCCCGCGCGAGCTGGCGAGCGGGGCCGGCGGCAGTGGGTCGGCCGATGCGGACCCCGTCGGGCCGGTCGCTGCGGCGCTCGTTGCCGCGAGTTACAGCGCTGGCTTCACGTTGGCGCAGTTTCCGAGCTACGAAGAGAAGCGGATTTACCAGCGCACGACCAACAGCGGTGGTGGCCAAGGCAAGGGCACCGGCACGATCCGCGTACCGCTGTCTGGCGTCGTCACCGCCGGCACGGTCGGGGTGCGTATCCGCTCGGCCGATGATGGCACGACGATCCTGCAGGGGCCGTGGACCGCCGGTACGATCGCAAACGGCGCCACCTATGTCGACGTTACCGGCGTGGACGCCCGGCTTGGCTGGTTCTTCATCGATCTGAAGGGCGCGGATGGCGCCTGGCAGCTCGGCACCGTCAAGGTCGGCATGGGCATGCTGACCGGCTTTGCGGGTCAGTCGCTCACCGTGCGGATGCTGGGGCGCCAGGCCACCGATTCGACGGCGACCTTCGCTTCGCTCGGGATCGCGCCGGATGCCAACAGCGCGGTGCTGGCGCGATATGTGGACGGAAACACCTACAATCCCGCCGCCGCCACCATGCCTTGGCAGACGCCGGCTGATATGAGCAATAGCACCGGTCCCAACTCAGCTGGCGTCGGTGAATATCTCAACCGCATGATTGCGCTGACGGGCGTCAACTGCGGCGTTATCGGCCATGCAGTCGGCGGTACCACCATCGCCAGCTTCTATAGCGGGCAGAGCAACTGGGCGGCGCTCACCGAGGTGATGAACCGGGCCGGCAATGGCTTCGAGGCCTTTGTCTGGGGCCAGGGCCATACCGAGGCCCTCTATGGTATCCCGCCCAAGGCTTATGGTCAGGCCCTGAGCACCGTCTTCAGCCAGCTGACCGCGCTGAACAGCCTGCCGTCCTTCGCCCGCCTCGTCTGGACCATCCCCTCCATGGGGCTGGTGCGCAGCTGGGGCACGCCGTGGCAAGTGAGCCGCATCCGCAAGGGCGCACAGGACTGGTGCGCGGCCAATGGCGGCACCTATGTCCACATGGACGATGCGCTGATGAGCAGCGACGGCATCCACCAGACGCAGGCCGGGTCGCTGACCATGGCCCGGCATCTCTATCGCGCCCTGCGCAGTTCTTATGGCGCCGGTGCCGGCCTCGGCCCCGCGCCCCTCTCCGCCACCCGCTCCGGCACCACGATCACGCTTACGCTGAGCAATGTCGGCCAGGGCGCGCTGGTGCTGAGCGGCACCCCGGGCAACCGCTTGTGGGTCTTCCCGCGCGGCCGGGTAAACCCGATGGCCAACAACGCGACCGACAACCGCTTCCCGGTCGCCTCGGTCACCGCGGTGAACGCCACGACGCTCGCGATCACGCTCGCCAACGATCCCGGCCCGGGACATGAGCTCGATCTCTGGGTCTACTTCCCGAGCGGCCCGGCCAATGCGGCGGCAGACACGATCCGCGATGACCGGACCGATGGAGACGGCATCACCACCGGACGCATCGTGCAGGGCAGCACCCTCCCCATCGTCATCGCGGCGCAGACGCCGGGCGGCGCGATCGATGCCCCGCCGAGCGGCTTCATCGCGCCGATCAGCCCGCTCAGCATGGCCGAGACGAGCACGACCTACGCCGCCAGCACCGGTGGCGCCGCGTTCGGCCAGCAGATGACCGGCGGCACCGCGCGAGGCAGTTACAGCCCGGTCTTCGCGCCGATTACCGTGGAGGGCTTCTTCACCTGCCCGGACCCGCTCCCGGGCGCGATCCAGGTCCTGTTCGGCGGGTTCGGAAGCAACGGCTCCCGCTTCGTCGCCATCGATAGCGCCGGCAAGCTGCGGGTCTGGAGCGGTCTCACCGGCACCACCGTGCTGGCGCCGGGCAAGCGCTACCATGTCGCCTGCCAGGCCGGGCCGGGGGGGCTGGCGCTCTATGTGACCAACGTCACCGATGGCCTTCCCGGCACCCGCGAGAATTATGCCGCGTTCGGCGAGACGATCGTGCCGGCCACCTCGGGCTATTCGCTCCGCAACCACAACGGCGAATACGGGCTCACCGGCGGGGCGCTGGATGAATGGGCGGTGTTCAACAGCGAGCGCTACAGCGGCACGACCTACACCTGCCCGACCGCGCCGCTCACCGGCGATGAAGCGGATATCGTCGCGCTCTATCGCTGCGATGGCGACGCAAAGGATGCGGTGACACGATGA
- a CDS encoding spike base protein, RCAP_Rcc01079 family, which translates to MADRFETQTDTLTQPAREAFAITPHATNEIDPLPKAIYVGTGGAITLRAAGSSTDVVLKNVASGQILDIRARYIRASGTTAADIVGLA; encoded by the coding sequence ATGGCCGACCGCTTCGAAACCCAGACCGACACCCTCACCCAGCCGGCGCGCGAGGCCTTTGCCATTACGCCCCACGCCACCAACGAAATCGACCCGCTGCCCAAGGCCATTTATGTTGGAACAGGCGGCGCCATCACCCTGCGCGCGGCGGGATCCAGCACGGACGTGGTGCTCAAGAATGTCGCGTCAGGGCAGATCCTCGACATCCGCGCTCGCTACATCCGCGCCAGCGGCACGACCGCCGCCGACATTGTGGGCCTTGCCTGA